The window GAGCCTTTGCAAGTGTGAGCCCCCGCTCTCTTTGCAACACTCTGCCCTCCTGTGTCCAATCGACGAGCAGTTTTTTATCAGTTTCTTATTGAACTTGTGCTTTTTTCAtatctttcagaaaatgcaaGTAAGTAGACCTTGAAATGGAAATATTCTATCAAACCTATAGATGAGGACCTTGTGATATGGTTGAACATGCTGGAAACTTGCTGTAGTCTCAGTGAAAcctttgttgttttcttaaCTGCATATTCAACCCTCAATTGTGGGCACCCTGAGTCTCTGATGATAATTTTAATCTACCATGAAGTATTTCTTATGTGTGTTACTAGAGGTCCACTGATCGCCCTCTATCCTGACTGTATGCAGCCTCTCTGCGTGGCCATATTTTGAACTTTTAAGAGGGCATATGACCTGCTAAGATTCGTAAGTCACCAGCAAAACAAGTATGCATAAGCTTCTGTAATCCAGTCACAGTTCTAAATCAGAGAGCTGTTATTGGAATATCTTGTGTATTTTTCCACTGTTTAAATAGGACTGTAACTTCATTACCTTAATATACCAAAGTAATCCCCAGTGTTTTGAGTAAATTCCTCGCCTGTGAAGTAAGTAAACTAATTGCTCTATACCAATTTGTCATGGAGCCCGCCTATCTTAGCACCTTGGTGGAAGAAGATGTGAAGACTTATGAATGAATGGAGTGACTTGCAGGACAACGATTGCAGCAGCTTCTCCACAGCTTTAATTTGAACGTCTTTCACTGACTGCGGatgaggaggggaggggaggtGGTCTGAAGGGGGGTGGGGGTATTGTGAGTTGAACAGCAGAGCCCCACTCTGGCTGAATGGGTATTGTCATCTGGATTTCTATGGCTAACCAAAATACTTTCTCCCGCCGTGGGGGTTGGTTTATGAATTCATGATGGGAACGGCAAGTCTTACACACAGCTATGGAGGGCACTCCTGCCCCTGCAGACCATCATAACTCAGACTTTAGCACCAAAAAAACACTTCAAATGAGGATTATATACAATATATTCAGTTTAATCttaataaaatgaaacagtATTGCATCTTCAGATACATGAATATGGAATCATTACATCAAACATcaataacagaaaacaaagtttaTTTCTGGaaattgtgaaaaaacaaaagacttcCTGCAATGAAGGGAAAAGTTGCAGGTTCTCGAGACTGTAGCCTACACTGTATCTGTTGCACATTTTCATGTCACATATAGGCCAAATCTCCAGAATCTACAGGTCCAAAATAAGAGCAAGCCTCAAAGCCACCCCACTCCTATTAACTTCTGAGCAAAACAAAAGCTTATCTGAGATTTATGAGGGCTTTGACACAACATTTTACTTTGACATTGTTGTCAATTGTCCCCCTAAAGGAAACTGGTCTTTGAACGCGTGGGAGTGCAAACATTCTCAGTTACTGTACAAGGTTGTGCTGACAATGCACATCAAGGCAAAAGAACAGCCTATATTTTTCGGTGGCTAGAGTtcctcaataaaagaaaaaacaacaacaacatgtagTTACAGCAGTAAACAATTCAAAATACTAATAATTTCGAGAATTTACAAAGCTGGTACCTAAGAAAGatactcttttttttatatacgtCGTGAGCTACCTCCTGTAGTTGATAGTCTTTGTTTAATCTCCTGTAGACAGACACATAAAGGACGTGGTCCGAGCGTATTGAAGGGCCAGTGTAAAAACAATAGAGGTGGTTCCACTGATTTTCAAAGTTCAAActtatgaaaaaaacaaacaaactgctggTGCAAAGATAAAGTCcgtaaaaaacagtttttttcaaaagcgGCACGTTCACTATTAGGCGTCACCTCCTGGGAGCCACATAGCTACACATAATTCCTCTTGTCATAGTCCCCGTTCTGCGTGGCGGCTCTTTTGGTCTGTGCGTATTTTACTGAATATCCCGAGTTCCCGCTGGAAGGACaggagcagcacagcagcgcTCCTCCGATCAGCAGCAGCGCTGTGGCCGCCCAGCCGATGTAGAGCGCAGCGCCGATCTCCCTCTTCTTGGATGCAGGCACCTGCGGGTTGTAAAAGTCCGATATAATGTTGTTTGCCATCCAGCAAAGGGGCACGAGTACAAACAGGCCACTGAGGATGTAGATCACCCCACCGGCGTTCACCACCCGAGCTTTGATGTACTCAGTGCGGATACAGTTGGTGCACTGTGCCCCCGCAATCACAACCATGAGACCCAACACTCCCATCACGGAGGAGATGATGGTGAGCGCTCTGGCCGCCTGCAGGTCGTGGGAGAGAGCGAGGACGGAGTCGTGCACCTTGCACTGCATCTGCCCCGTGCTCTGCACCACACACGACATCCACAAGCCGTCCCAGAGCGTTTGAGCCACCACGATGTTGGCTTCGATGAAAGCCGTCACCTTCCACATAGGTAACCCGCACGCAACCATCACCAGGAGCGAGCCAATTACGCACATGGAAAGTCCCAAAATCTCCAGTCCGGCCGACACCATTTTCTCTCTTGTTATGTTCAGTCAGGTCCGCGTGAAGGTGCTTAAACTCTCCGCTTGTTTTTCTCCTTGAAAGCAAAgtgctgtttttgcttttgtcttCTTCCTTCTCAACTCGATACAGGAGGGTGAGTCGTTAGTCTCGCATCACTCGTTACGTTTACGCAGAGATGTAAGGCAGCAGCTCCCAGTCTCTTTGTTAGCGAGGGGATGTGAAAACAACTGGAATCACAGTCGCACCGGACCACGAATATCTGTGAGGTGGGGTGTGTGGACTCGGAGAGAAACTTTCCTCCAATCCGCTGCGTCCGCATCCTCAAGGGACCAATGAAAGCGCAGGGAAGTTGACCGACTGAATAAAGCGGTCCAGAGCGCATTGTGCGTTTGAACAGTTATTTACAATGAATAGAGGGGGCGGGAGAGGGGTGAAGAGATTTTATGGCAGACCTCTGTGTGCGCGTTAACGTTGTGGAACAGCTGAAGTGCAGTGGTGTGATGTATCACGGCACTTGCTATTGATTCTTCAGACATGGAGGATAATGCAACTTGTCTGTTGGGTATAATTATCATTTCACACCTATTCTCATAGGAATATTATATTTGTCTAACCCATTAGTCAGAAAAGAAGTACAAATCTGACTTTTAAATATGTCCACTTATCTTTGAAGTACAAGTACAAcaagagttttttttaatgcttttcttTATTGCTGTTGCTTTTTCTTAATTTCACCTTCATCTTCAGTCAATCGTTTGCAGTCAACTTGCACTTTTAAATAGATTATTTTAAGTTCATAAACTATCTACAGCTAATTTTATACGTTTAGTGTTTGGACTGGAGGGTTTGCGCCCAATGACTGCAATGAGTTGACTTTTCCTATCAAGCAGGCAGATTTCAAATTCTAAAAACCTCACAGGATTCATACAGTCCTACCAGCACAAAGTGGAATTTTACTCCAGGATATGTTCAGTGTAGCAGGCTTGATTTGAACTTGGGAGAACTTTTAATCTGCTTAAGGTGGTACTACCAAAATATAACTCTCAGTGAAAGAATTGTCTTGGCTGAGGGATTTTAAATAACAAATACAACAAGTAGAGaagtactttattttttttaaaaggccaAATGAATACAAATCAAAATCATTAGTAAATGTGTTACAACACTGTAGGTAGGCCCAGGGACCCACTGGATGACTTCTGAAAATATGAAGAGTGACGTCAAtttaggatttttatttttcattttattttcacaagttTTATAGCTTTTCTTCCTGATAAAGAACTCCCTCATAGCCATTCATACAAGcccaaagtaattaagtaatagataaacaattaaCTGAAAGAAAAGTTCTTGTTCTTTCACTTAGAATCGAATTATGTGGCCCACGATGTAAAATGAGTGTGACATCCCTGATATAGACAATAGCCTACTTTCTTATGCAAAAACCATCACAAACATAGCAAAAAACATACTTCTTTATCTTTTAATGTCAGTTTTTTGCACTGCACTGTGCACttcattttaatgatttttaatgCCATTTAATATTTGCTGTGCTTTTTCCCCTACATTTTCTAAGTCATATTTACATctattttcctgttttactttattgtataataaagtaaaattaaaaattaaaaatgtcaaTTTAATTCCAAatttaaatgctaaaaaaatTATGTATTTGAATAGATTCTTATTTttgctttattgtatttaatttacttttatttcaaattcgttttgtttgtttttttactttattgagatatttcttttctcgtattgaattttattttttgagttCTACTTATTTTGTTAGCCTGTAActttgtttagcttttttttgtttaacagAATTTACCCACTTTGAGATAAATTAAGCGATTCTCTCATCGTTAACATAAGATTACATAATTCGGCGGATTCTTGGGAAACAttataacatttttaataaGATAGTCACAACTTCTATCGCAGAGTTGTATATTTAACGGTTTCCACGGCAGAAAGAAAAACCGTTACAAGGTAAAGTACCAAAGAAACTGTTCCGCTGAAGTAACCATATTGGTTCTGCCTAATGATACATTCCTACTTACGCCTTTCTAGCAATTGAGCCGAAATGGCGTCAGTGGCGCTGTACGGTAGCCGTGGGTAACGAAAAGACACTGGGACGAGGGCGGACTCAGGGAAGCGGTTTCCGGGTCTCCCTTCCTGGGCTGGGACAGCAGAGAGAGACGAAACGCTCCGGTGGATTAATAGCATTCAAAGGTACGGACAGGTAAGGTACTGCTCGGTTGTTTGCGGTTATTATGATATAtagatttttaactttaaacagTGTAGCGACTAGTCGATGGAACCCTAAGGGAGACAAACCGGACAATCAGTTTGAAGACTAGCTGGCAATATGACACCAGCCGCGGTAGCAACTGTTGAATGCTAAAGTTTGACATGTAACACAGTTTCATCGCTTTTGTAGACCCAACGTTGGTTTATCGAGCAAGTTTTTAAAGAGGAAATTATTTAAGGAACTACTGTGTTTACTTAAGCTGGGTACAGGCAAATTGCAAAGTCATTGTCCCAGTAGCAGATATTTGGAAAACTCTGTGAGTGTCTGACAGACTGGGTGTGGTGGACATCTGACTGTTACAGACACTGAGGCCTTCACACACGTTTCAGACTCCCCCTGGCCAGTGACTAAAGCATTATATTAAATTCTCCTTCATTATTTGACACAACTGTCCAAATAAACACTTCCCCTTCTTCATGTTTTGAAAAACAGCTGCGCTACTCACTGCTTTGAACTCATTTATTGCCCCATGGCCCAACTACTGGGAAGCTTGCTACACTTCACCAGGCTTAATCAATTCATAAATCAGAACCATTAAAGAACTTTGCTCCAGATTCCTCTTGTGTACCCTTCCTGACCTCTGCACTTGCTTTCTAACATGCGATTATTCCATGACCTTTGGTTATAAAGCACATTTCCACAAAAGTAAATTTTGCCTCCAGACATCTTTAACAATAACAGAGGGAAACGATAACACATTCTCATTATGTGTCTGTCTAAGATGTGGCTGAGGGCCACTATTGAAGAATTGTCATCcatctttgttgtgttttggacTGGGTGAAAACATGCATATTTCACTTCCTTTCTTGTTAAGTGGTGAGCACTATGGCAGACTCTGCAAGCTGTAATCTCAAGGCGGCAGCTGCCCCTTACTACAGAAAACAAGTAGGTTTTATGGCCAGCTGAACAGAGATCAATTTgatattaaaagaacaacatCTTCCCGTAATGAAAGACGCCCCATGGCTCAAATCAAGCACCTTCACCTTTCTCTGACCTTTCCCCTTCCTCCGACTTTATCTCACTAACACAGTCCAACAGGGATCACGTTTGTTTGAAACTACACAGGGATGTTTCCGATCATTTTGTGCTGTGGTGTGAATGGAAAGGCAAAGCTTCATTCACACCAGCAGAGCCAAATGGACTGTGGGTACTGCTGATGTGAAATATAGGATACTTTTCAATTAAGCTGGACTTGTgtcaaaatgtgatttttgtttttacataatgTGAATTTTTTTGCAATAATGTCTTTTTGAAATGTCCTAAAAAAAGATCCATTTGAATagtaaaacagaacaaaaaaaaaaaacaggagaatACAGTTTTAGCAGTTTCTACACTGCCAAACACACTGATGTAAAGTTAAACAGACACATTTTTGAAGATAATAAGTTGACCCAGTAATGTTGTCTTGTTACCAAAACAAATTATAAGCAAATTATATCAATGTGGATTGCCACATTAAtacaaacattttgtttataaGTTTTTAAAGTAACCTATACCTTTCCTTATTTTCTGGTAattaactaatcatttgattgaGGTGTGTTGActcagggtgatatctaaaacctgcaggacaccggcacttgaGGTGTGGAGTCCCCCAtccctgacttttaaaaaaattattaagaATGCCTCAAGTTTCAAATATTGAGGGCATATGTTTAATTTACCCATGTTATCCATAAGCTTAGGCTTATCTGGAtgaggtttttgttttattcttgcaTTTATTAAGAGATTCTTTATTTTGTGTTGCTGAAACCCAGAATAAACGTTGTTTCTTCAGTTTGTTTTATATGTACAGCTAGTTAGAAACTTGCCTTGAATACACAGCATGACTTTACACCACCAGTTGTATGAAATAGATGCAAACCTTTTGAGTGTGAAAAATTAAGCCTTAAACCTGCAGCATTTCTAAATGTCAGCAGGCCTGTTAGTTTCCCTTGATTGTAGTTGGCTGTCAAAAAGACTTCCGATAAACATCCGTCCTGCAGTAGTCTATGGGGAAATGGGCCTAAGTAAACACAGAGAGAATTTTAATTTTGATGATTTTAAGTGTCAGAAAGGAGGATTAGCCTTGCAATTTTCAAGCTATTAGCCAATTAACTTCCAGTTTCAAAACATCAAAGCTTCCTAACAGGACTTCGTGACTTTATGTTGGTGGCATTACAGGAGTTGCATCCATCTTTCAtaccacaggtgtcgaactccaggcctcgagggccggtgtcctgcaggttttagatgtgtccttgatttaacacagctgatttaaatcgCTAAATTACCTCCAGTtcaggcctggtaatgaaccaatcatttgattcaggtgtgttgacccagggtgagctctaaaacctgcaggacactggcccccaaggcctgtggctgtaATTATACTCCGCTGCAGATGAAAAATTACAACAGTTCTAAATGAACCCAAACATCTTTTTCTACATGATGTTTTTATGCATATGATGTATAGAGACAGATCTTTGATTGGCTAATATTGGCTGAGTATATTGTAAGACAACTATAGAGAAGATTAGTGCTTTCTAATGCTGGAGAAAGTAGTTTTGCAGTGTGATGTTtttgaaataaattttaaaaatgaatgcactTTACAATCAGTCAGTGTGGAATTTGTGTTGTGATTTGATAAAAGGCTTTCTACAAATATTATTATGGAGGTTTAATGGGAGGAAATGAGCATGGAAATGAACAGGTTATATTACCTGCACCTTTAACTGTGCACCAGTGTACAGCAGCGGTGAGTATTATAAAGATAATATTTTGTTACTGAATGGCTCCCACTTGTTTTCAGTAATTTCCTATGTTGTCCTCATTGTCATAAATCATCCTAAGCTttaaactctgtgtgtgttatgAACAGTCCTGGTGGTTTGCCTGTGGTCGAAAGGCTTTCTTATTCCGCCAATTGtggctttttttcctctctgtggGCTCATATTTTTAAGTGTTTCCAAAACCACAGCTTAAAAGCCTGTGTCATGTCTTTATTACACCACTTTGGCCCACCATTCCTACCTTCAGACCCCCAAGGGCTGCTTAATTACAGTCAAGCCCCCTTCTCTGTGTGTTGTATTGTCTACGTGTGGAGGTCTTTTGCCAAACATCACTTTATTATGCTCAGCTGCTCCGAGGTTCCTGTTGCTTTGATCAGTTGCCAGTAATTTACCATTTTTGTACTTATGCCACTGACTTCATAAAGTCTCCACATTGTTAAATCATTGTTTCATCTTTTTCAATAAGTTCAGAGAGGCCTTAATCCAAGAAGAGCGAGTCTGCAGACCTTTGACACTGCCTGTCAGGGAAGGTGAATAGTTCTTCTAGCATTGCTGGTCCTTCGTGGCTTCACTCCAGCCAATAAATCAACTGTAAGTGCATTACATGCCAACAACTTTGGCTTTCTAAGGTGGCATTTTTCCCTTTTGGCCCTAACTGTTTAATCTCCCCCATGTCTGGCCCACTGATgccagtgtgtatgtgtatgtaagcAGCTCAGCAGCCTGGCCGATTAAATGGCCATTATTAAGAGCGTATTATTGAAGTGTGCCTCCTGCCTGTCTGTCCTGTAGTGTTGTCTTTGAGAGATTACAACTGAGATATTGGACCAGTTTAATTAATCTGCTGCTGGTCTAATGCTGGTTCCCACAGAGCCTGAAGAAGAATAACACttagagtgtgtgtatgtgtgcaacaCAACTGAATGCACTTGTGTGGGCTGCTGCTTTAACTCAGATACTCATTAACTGTAAAAACACATTATTAACtgcctttgttgtgtttttaggcCTGAAACAAATGATTTTGTAGGTCATGAGTTGTGACCATAGAGTGTAACCATGGTGTCACCCACCCGGTGTTTAGTGTGTGTAGTGTCTATTGGGATTTGCTCAACCTTCCTCAAACTGTGGGTGATGTGTACATACTCCAAACATGGCAGCACTGTGCCAGCAATATTTATGTTTCCACAATGTGCTGGCTGGCCTGTCATGCAGTTTCCGAGACTAAAACCTTAGTAAAAGTGGTTAGCTCTCAGTAGCCTCcttaggggaaaaaaagggcGCTGATATTCTAACACTACCAGTCTTGGTCAGAAAGCTGCATTCACTGACTTTGATGCTTTGCGCCACTATGAGGGTAACGTTTCTGAATTCTTGAATATATTGCTACTCTTTCAGGATGTATGGCTGCTGATTGGCTGTCTATTAAATTTTCCTGTCCTCCTAATGTATTCAAAtttctgaaacatttttaatttttaacagTACTTGCAAAAATAACAAGAAGCAGGTGGTTTTCTGTTTCCAAATTCTTCACTCTGTATTTAGTGGTGACTTGAGCAAAATTCTGTCATGGATTTGATTATTATAACCACttatttaattttgtatttattcatccGGTGCAGCCAGAGTAGCTCTGATCCACCAGGGCTTGGCCAATGGGAGATTTTGGTTTGCCCTCTGTGTCTGAAAGAGTAGATCCTTGGGAACTCAAAAGTGTAGGTTGGAATCTTTGAATCTTTAGCTTGTTCCAGTCATCCTTTCTCATTCCAAAGCATTACGTGATGCCATTATATTAGAGGGTGTATTCATCTCACCATTGTGTGAGTACACATGGTGTCTTTTAATGTTGGTGCCTTGAGTCATTAGTCATGTTTTTATTAGTGTCCTAATTGAGACCCACAAAGTCTGTGTAAAGATGTTGGAGGGTCAGCGGCAGCATAAGTCTTTGGTTTATCATCTCATTCTGTGCTTTAACAGAATTACCTTTCTTTATGGCTCAGAAATTAAACTAACAGAAACTAGGCTGCATAGATGGGTTGGATTGGTATCTGGGAACTGGAGGCTGGATTCAGGTTTCTGGTTCTTTATAGTGTAATTCAAGCAATTTCAGAGCAGTGGTATGACAGCAGGGAGGAGGCTGTTGTCATCAGGGAGTGCTATTGTTGAGTGCTTGGTTGGCGACAATGTTTATGTAGATGGCACTCATCCAGTTAACATCCACATGAATCCAGGGACTCAAGGTTTCCACGGAGATTGCTTTAAAGTTGATGAATTTAAGGACAAGGCCTCATATGGTCTCTGATCACTTGGATTGCCCCTTTACCTTAATTCAGCACTGCTCCATTCTAAATGGGTTGAGTCTCCCCCCTTACTGTCCTGCATGCGGTTGGTCTTAAAATGTCTTCAGGGTTCAGGCACGTGTTTCCCCTTCTCTGTAAGCCCAGCTGCCCTATATAGGAAAGGCTTCAGGAACGAAAGGGATAAACAGCCATTGTTCTCCTTGTGTGCTTGGTGAAACCACCCTGTCAGCAGGACAGATCGCTGCCCACTTTGATCTAGATACAGACCACTCCCAACTACCATCTAATACATTTAACAGCGTGAAATGGTTCCCCAGGTGACCACAAATGTGTTTGTCAAATGCCACGGTCAAATCAGGTTCCCATGCCATGTCTTTCCACCGGCAAAGATTACATAACCAGAGTGCATCTCCGTTTGGCAACACACAGGAGCCTGCCTCTTTCTAATGCTTATCACACTCCACCTGTCAACTCCCAGTGTGTTGGTGATAAAATGGAGCCTGTTCTTCCTGCTCATTCATTATGTAGCGAATTTATCAAATGAGGCTGTTGCTCTGTCGTCTGCTCAGGGTCATAGGGAGAGCCAGGAGCAATGAGCAGGCAATACTGTAACAGCTTAATGAGAGTCTGGGAAGTTACTTGTGCAGATTTGATAACGTCTGCAGTGAGAGTGATAGTGTTAACAATGGTGTGGCCATCGGCATCTGAACTTGGACTACATGTTTTGGTCTTTTTGCAAAGATATAAGGTataaatgtagcatttttctaaTTGTATAAAAAGAAATAGTCAAATATCAAAGTTTTTGCTGTTGCTACAGGTTTTTTTGCCACCTTTCTTTGTAGCTCTCTGAGGTTATTAGGATCCCACAAATCAATGTGACAGCACAGCTCTAAAACCTTGAAAACATCAATTAATTATTCTATTCAAAAAGTTGTTTCAGTTGCTTTccacaaaataatgtttttaaatttatatcaGTATTTTAAACTAAATGATTACATTCATGATTTGGTtgatttaattgtttgtttgtttttttacattttgtttttcataagaAAATTGAAGCAGACTCAAGTCAAATGGGTGTTTTTTttcagctgtgcagcataaatCCAGTATAAATATGTCACTTATTTTATGGTGGTTTAACAGATATCAGTGTTTTTTCAGGCTTAAACTTGAACAACTGATTTAACCATAAGGCTGTAACCGTGTAAGTCACAACagcaataaaattttaaaacataAGGAAAAACAAAGGCCTCGTTGAGCTTATAGGCTACACAAAATGTTATTATTAATTTGCTGGATACAACTTTTACAGAGTGaaaagttgtgtgtgtgtgtgtgtacatatatgtaTTGTTCAACTGAATAGATATTTATGATGCATAAAAGTTATCTGAATCATTACAATGGGTCGCAGCAGGACATGTCATTTACCactcttttttccctctcctaCAGGCTTGACAGACATCACATAAACCGTAGCGATGTCTCAGTCTGGAGAGAAAGGAAAGGTGAGTAAATGTCAGAAATTTCCTCACATCACAGTTTAGATTAAACTATGCAGATTTTTGGTGGGTGGTTTTCTAATAAGGATCTGGTGATTAAGGGCCATGGTACTTGTAATCTCTAACACACACGCCTTCACAAGCATCCACAGAGGATATCCTGTTTAAATGCAACTGTTTCATGGCTTGGCTTTATTGTGTGTTTAAAGTTTCTCAGTGATATGTATCATCATCAATCTCTCTCTTATACACTTCAACTGTACACCTAGACTTCATAAAATGATGAGGCAGGAGTTTAGAGGATTTATCAGATGAAAGAAATAAGCAGAAAAATGTCATGTAACATAGTTATACTATGCTATCACCTAAATGCAAAACATCACATATACTTCTGACTAGTTTGCAgcttattttttgtagtttctgatcctatttgtttttcttgtgctaCAGTTTCCAGATGCTGCAGGTTATGTAGGGTTTGCTAACCTGCCTAACCAAGTGCACCGGAAATCAGTGAAAAAAGGGTTTGAATTTACCCTCATGGTTGTAGGTGAGTGGTCGAGTGCTCAAGTTTCAAAGTGGGCATACCAGAAAAGGTTTGAAGTACTCCATATGTTTTCTCTTGAAAGTACAGATTTATAGTTTAGTCTCTATTTTTCAGGGGAGTCTGGTTTGGGCAAATCCACATTGATAAACAGCCTGTTTCTCACTGATCTCTACCCTGAACGTTACATCCCTGGTG is drawn from Maylandia zebra isolate NMK-2024a linkage group LG12, Mzebra_GT3a, whole genome shotgun sequence and contains these coding sequences:
- the cldn5a gene encoding claudin 5a, giving the protein MVSAGLEILGLSMCVIGSLLVMVACGLPMWKVTAFIEANIVVAQTLWDGLWMSCVVQSTGQMQCKVHDSVLALSHDLQAARALTIISSVMGVLGLMVVIAGAQCTNCIRTEYIKARVVNAGGVIYILSGLFVLVPLCWMANNIISDFYNPQVPASKKREIGAALYIGWAATALLLIGGALLCCSCPSSGNSGYSVKYAQTKRAATQNGDYDKRNYV